Proteins from a single region of Amycolatopsis sp. CA-230715:
- a CDS encoding response regulator transcription factor yields MNDLGGHVLVVDDDETVRDVVRRYLEASGLTVEMAGDGTEGLRRFAERPADVVVLDVMMPGLSGLEVCRRLRQVSEVPVVMLTALGEEENRIAGLQLGADDYVTKPFSPRELALRVASVLRRARTPIPEPAAEELADGNLRLRLGARTATLDGAELALTAREFDLLAFFLGHPGTAFSRTDLLEKVWGWDFGDQSTVTVHVRRLREKIEKEPAKPVRVATVWGVGYRYDPGLSA; encoded by the coding sequence ATGAACGATCTGGGCGGCCACGTGCTCGTGGTCGACGACGACGAGACGGTCCGCGATGTGGTGCGCCGCTATCTCGAAGCGTCCGGGCTCACCGTCGAAATGGCGGGCGACGGCACCGAGGGGCTCCGGCGGTTCGCCGAACGGCCCGCCGACGTCGTGGTGCTCGACGTGATGATGCCGGGGTTGAGCGGCCTCGAAGTCTGCCGTCGGCTGCGCCAGGTCAGCGAGGTCCCGGTGGTGATGCTGACCGCGCTCGGCGAGGAGGAGAACCGGATCGCGGGCCTGCAGCTCGGCGCGGACGACTACGTCACGAAACCGTTCAGCCCGAGGGAACTGGCGCTGCGCGTGGCATCGGTGCTGCGGCGCGCCCGCACGCCGATCCCGGAACCGGCCGCGGAGGAACTGGCCGACGGGAACCTGCGGCTCCGCCTCGGCGCTCGAACGGCCACTTTGGACGGTGCGGAGCTGGCGCTGACCGCGCGCGAGTTCGACCTGCTCGCGTTCTTCCTCGGCCACCCCGGCACCGCGTTCTCGCGCACCGACCTGCTGGAGAAGGTCTGGGGCTGGGACTTCGGGGACCAGTCCACCGTCACCGTCCACGTGCGACGGTTGCGGGAGAAGATCGAAAAGGAGCCCGCGAAACCGGTCAGGGTGGCCACCGTGTGGGGTGTCGGCTACCGGTACGACCCGGGGCTTTCGGCATGA
- the glp gene encoding molybdotransferase-like divisome protein Glp — MTDPTAELPEPVNDVVDAEAVETAAPVVAAVEPDFRSVDAQIALALDAAVRPRPVRVAISEAQGLLCAEEVVAEHALPGFDQAAVDGYAVRSVDVRAAGQEPVQLPVVGEIGAGSRQPRRLQPGQAVRVATGAPLPTLADAVVPTAYTDAHPAKVTVSRSVPSAGYVRRTGEDVQIGDIAVRQGDTIGSAQVGLLAAVGRSKVLVYPRPRVSIVSVGDELVDIDRTPSVGQVYDVNSYALAAAARDAGAEVNRVGIVDTDPRRLREVVEGRLLMSEIVVVAGGAGGTAGDEVHAALADLGRIDMTRVAMHPGSVQGFGRLGPDSVPTFLISGNPMSALVVFEVLIRPLIRAARGTRNPHRRVVGARLLSPITSTKGRKGFLRGQLLRDEANGEYLVQPLGTSGAHLLASLAEANCLVNVDEDLTEVAAGEQVKVTFLAQRG, encoded by the coding sequence GTGACCGATCCGACCGCCGAGCTGCCGGAGCCCGTCAACGACGTTGTCGACGCCGAGGCCGTCGAGACCGCCGCTCCCGTCGTGGCCGCGGTCGAGCCGGACTTCCGGTCCGTCGACGCGCAGATCGCGCTCGCGCTGGACGCGGCCGTGCGGCCGAGGCCGGTGCGGGTCGCGATCTCGGAAGCGCAGGGCCTGCTGTGCGCCGAAGAGGTCGTCGCCGAGCACGCGCTGCCGGGGTTCGACCAGGCCGCGGTGGACGGCTACGCGGTGCGCAGCGTGGACGTGCGCGCCGCGGGCCAGGAGCCGGTGCAGCTGCCGGTGGTCGGGGAGATCGGCGCCGGGTCGAGGCAGCCGAGGCGGCTGCAGCCTGGGCAGGCCGTGCGCGTGGCGACCGGTGCGCCGCTGCCGACGCTCGCGGACGCCGTCGTGCCGACCGCCTACACCGACGCGCACCCGGCGAAGGTCACGGTGAGCCGGTCCGTGCCGTCGGCCGGGTACGTGCGCCGGACCGGTGAGGACGTGCAGATCGGCGACATCGCGGTGCGCCAGGGCGACACGATCGGTTCCGCGCAGGTCGGCCTGCTCGCGGCGGTCGGCAGGTCGAAGGTGCTCGTCTACCCGCGGCCGAGGGTCTCGATCGTGTCGGTCGGCGACGAACTGGTCGACATCGACCGGACCCCGTCCGTCGGCCAGGTCTACGACGTGAACTCCTACGCGCTCGCCGCCGCCGCGCGCGACGCCGGGGCCGAGGTGAACCGCGTCGGCATCGTCGACACGGACCCGCGGCGCCTGCGCGAGGTCGTCGAAGGCAGGCTCCTGATGTCGGAGATCGTCGTGGTCGCCGGCGGCGCCGGCGGTACTGCGGGCGACGAGGTGCACGCCGCGCTCGCCGATCTGGGCCGGATCGACATGACGAGGGTGGCCATGCATCCCGGTTCGGTGCAGGGTTTCGGCAGGCTGGGGCCGGATTCCGTGCCGACGTTCCTGATCTCGGGCAACCCGATGAGCGCGCTCGTGGTGTTCGAGGTGCTGATCCGGCCGTTGATCAGGGCGGCCCGCGGCACCAGGAACCCGCACCGGCGGGTGGTCGGCGCGCGCCTGCTCTCCCCGATCACGTCGACGAAAGGGCGCAAGGGTTTTCTGCGCGGCCAGCTGCTGCGCGACGAGGCGAACGGCGAGTACCTCGTGCAGCCGCTCGGCACCTCCGGCGCGCATCTGCTCGCCTCGCTCGCCGAGGCGAACTGCCTGGTGAACGTGGACGAGGACCTCACCGAGGTCGCGGCGGGCGAGCAGGTCAAAGTGACCTTCCTCGCGCAGCGGGGATAG
- a CDS encoding Rv0909 family putative TA system antitoxin, with the protein MSLFDKAKDLATEAAGKALTVGGEVASKAGDVAATGITVAAAGADKVTGGKFTDQITGVSETVEGLIPLRDRKS; encoded by the coding sequence ATGAGCCTGTTCGACAAGGCGAAGGACCTGGCCACCGAGGCCGCCGGAAAGGCGCTGACGGTCGGCGGGGAGGTCGCGAGCAAGGCCGGAGATGTCGCCGCGACCGGCATCACGGTCGCCGCGGCCGGTGCCGACAAGGTGACCGGTGGCAAGTTCACCGACCAGATCACCGGCGTCAGCGAGACCGTCGAGGGCCTGATCCCGCTGCGCGACCGCAAGTCCTGA
- a CDS encoding SAF domain-containing protein: MAENSTAGRIRPRWPGWRTLIVRARGRPLLLARRGLAAAFFLTALALFLRPGTGDPGVLTVVSAHDIAAGSTLGDTDVRIVAMPAEVRPSGAFDAADPVRGRLLSGAARAGEPITDTRLLGLPGTGDPRLSTVPVRLADAGVAALLRPGSRVDVVAAEDGQQGRRVLASMATVVTVSTSDAGARHPPGSASAGPLVLLSLPPEVATQVAGASLGRPVTVTLR; this comes from the coding sequence ATGGCGGAGAACAGCACGGCCGGACGGATAAGACCACGGTGGCCGGGGTGGCGCACGCTGATCGTGCGAGCCCGCGGACGTCCGCTGCTCCTCGCCCGGCGCGGGCTGGCGGCAGCGTTCTTCCTGACCGCCCTGGCCCTGTTCCTCCGCCCGGGGACGGGTGATCCCGGCGTGCTCACCGTGGTTTCGGCACACGACATCGCGGCGGGCAGCACGCTCGGCGACACCGATGTGCGCATCGTCGCGATGCCTGCCGAGGTGCGCCCGTCCGGCGCGTTCGACGCCGCGGATCCGGTGCGCGGGCGGCTGTTGTCCGGCGCGGCGCGGGCAGGCGAACCGATCACGGACACCAGGCTGCTCGGGCTCCCCGGTACGGGTGATCCTCGTCTTTCCACGGTTCCGGTCCGGCTCGCGGACGCGGGTGTCGCCGCGCTGCTGCGGCCGGGTTCGCGGGTCGACGTGGTCGCCGCCGAAGACGGCCAGCAAGGGCGCCGTGTGCTGGCCAGCATGGCGACCGTGGTGACGGTGAGCACGTCGGACGCGGGTGCGCGGCATCCGCCGGGTTCCGCTTCGGCGGGCCCGTTGGTGCTCCTTTCGCTGCCACCGGAGGTCGCGACCCAAGTGGCGGGGGCGTCGCTCGGACGACCGGTAACAGTTACTCTCCGCTAG
- a CDS encoding TIGR04282 family arsenosugar biosynthesis glycosyltransferase — MTILLVVAKAPVPGFAKTRLCPPATPEQAAGIAAAALLDTLDAALATPDARVVVAMTGSLADATAGPEIAAALRGITVIPQRGNGFAARLVNAHADTAALHPGHPVLQIGMDTPQVTPDLLASSAAALSEVDSVLGAAEDGGWWALGLRDPRHAEVLAGVPMSTAETGARTREALVTRGLTVGALPMLSDVDTMADARRVAGGRRFPGAVAVVTS, encoded by the coding sequence ATGACGATCCTGCTCGTGGTCGCGAAGGCACCGGTTCCCGGGTTCGCGAAGACCAGGTTGTGCCCGCCCGCGACGCCGGAGCAGGCCGCGGGGATCGCGGCGGCGGCACTGCTCGACACCCTCGACGCCGCGCTGGCGACCCCGGACGCGCGGGTGGTGGTGGCGATGACCGGATCGCTCGCGGACGCGACGGCCGGGCCCGAGATCGCGGCGGCGCTGCGCGGGATCACGGTGATTCCCCAGCGGGGCAACGGATTCGCGGCGCGCCTCGTGAACGCACACGCCGACACGGCCGCACTGCACCCCGGGCATCCGGTGCTGCAGATCGGCATGGACACCCCGCAGGTCACACCGGACCTGCTCGCTTCGTCGGCGGCCGCACTGTCCGAAGTGGACTCGGTGCTCGGAGCCGCGGAGGACGGCGGCTGGTGGGCACTCGGCCTGCGCGACCCCCGGCATGCCGAGGTGTTGGCCGGGGTGCCGATGTCGACGGCGGAAACCGGTGCGCGTACCCGGGAAGCACTGGTGACACGGGGATTGACGGTCGGCGCACTGCCGATGCTGTCCGATGTGGACACCATGGCGGACGCGCGCAGGGTCGCCGGTGGCCGCCGCTTCCCTGGCGCGGTCGCGGTGGTGACGTCGTGA
- a CDS encoding FmdB family zinc ribbon protein, translated as MPTYQYACKDCGHRFEAVQSFSEDSLTVCPECSGVLRKLFGSVGVIFKGSGFYRNDSRSDSKSSSTASNGSSSDSKSTDSTKSSSDSTGSSTKSTSDSSSSSSSSSSSSSASSSSTTKTTAAAS; from the coding sequence GTGCCCACCTACCAGTACGCCTGCAAGGACTGCGGCCACCGCTTCGAAGCGGTGCAGTCGTTTTCCGAGGACAGCTTGACCGTGTGCCCGGAGTGCTCCGGTGTCCTGCGCAAGCTGTTCGGCTCGGTCGGCGTGATCTTCAAGGGCAGTGGCTTCTACCGCAACGACTCGCGCTCGGACTCGAAGTCCTCGAGCACGGCGAGCAACGGCTCGTCGAGCGACTCGAAGAGCACCGACTCCACGAAGTCCTCCAGCGATTCCACCGGGTCTTCGACCAAATCCACCTCCGATTCCTCCAGCTCGTCCTCCTCGTCGTCGAGCTCGTCGTCAGCTTCCTCCTCGAGCACGACGAAAACGACCGCCGCGGCTTCCTGA
- a CDS encoding UTP--glucose-1-phosphate uridylyltransferase, with protein sequence MTGAATNQTFRTAIVPAAGLGTRFLPTTKAVPKELLPVVDTPGIELVATEAAQAGAERLVIVTSPEKKSVVDYFSASPDLEATLERKGKTELLDKVRRAPALLDVEVAIQSEALGLGHAVAQAEPNLTDADDAVAVLLPDDLVLPAGVLERMAAVRAERGGSVLCAFDIPKEQISPYGVFDVTDTGDPDVKQVHGMVEKPAPEDAPSTYAAAGRYLLDRAIFDALRRITPGSGGELQLTDAVALLIKEGHPVHIVVHRGGRHDLGNPGGFLRAAVDFALEHPDYGPSLRDWLTERIEKTD encoded by the coding sequence ATGACGGGCGCCGCAACGAACCAGACGTTCCGAACCGCGATCGTGCCGGCCGCAGGCCTCGGCACGCGTTTCCTGCCGACGACCAAGGCCGTGCCGAAAGAGCTGCTGCCGGTGGTCGACACACCGGGAATCGAACTAGTCGCGACCGAGGCCGCGCAGGCGGGCGCCGAACGGCTGGTGATCGTGACCTCGCCCGAGAAGAAATCCGTCGTCGACTACTTCTCGGCTTCCCCCGATCTCGAAGCGACGCTGGAGCGCAAGGGCAAGACCGAGCTGCTGGACAAGGTCCGTCGCGCGCCCGCGCTGCTGGACGTCGAGGTGGCCATCCAGTCCGAGGCGCTCGGCCTCGGTCACGCGGTGGCACAGGCGGAACCGAACCTGACCGACGCCGACGACGCGGTAGCCGTGCTGCTGCCCGACGACCTCGTGCTCCCGGCGGGCGTACTCGAACGCATGGCCGCGGTGCGGGCCGAGCGCGGCGGCAGCGTGCTGTGCGCGTTCGACATCCCGAAGGAGCAGATCTCGCCGTACGGCGTCTTCGACGTCACCGACACCGGCGACCCCGACGTCAAGCAGGTGCACGGCATGGTCGAGAAGCCGGCGCCGGAGGACGCGCCGTCGACCTACGCCGCCGCCGGCCGCTACCTCCTGGACAGGGCGATCTTCGACGCGCTGCGCCGGATCACCCCGGGTTCCGGCGGCGAGCTGCAGCTCACCGACGCCGTCGCGCTGCTGATCAAGGAGGGCCACCCGGTGCACATCGTGGTTCACCGCGGCGGGCGCCACGACCTCGGCAACCCCGGCGGATTCCTGCGCGCGGCCGTCGACTTCGCGCTCGAGCACCCGGACTACGGGCCGTCCCTGCGTGACTGGCTGACCGAACGGATCGAGAAGACCGACTGA
- a CDS encoding MogA/MoaB family molybdenum cofactor biosynthesis protein → MERSAQRLGRALVVIVDDRAAHGEHEDTAGPLVTELLEEAGFIVDGVVVVHGETVAIRNALNTAVIGGVDLVITVGGTGVLPRDVTPDATAGVLDRPIPGIGEALRSSGLAAGAVDAGISRGLVGVSGSTLVVNLAGSRMAIRDGMATLSSLVPHVIDELSQLDNV, encoded by the coding sequence ATGGAACGGAGTGCACAACGGCTGGGCCGTGCCCTCGTGGTCATCGTCGACGATCGCGCTGCCCACGGCGAACACGAGGACACCGCGGGCCCGCTGGTCACCGAGCTGCTCGAAGAGGCGGGCTTCATCGTGGACGGCGTCGTCGTCGTGCACGGCGAGACCGTTGCCATCCGCAACGCGCTGAACACCGCGGTGATCGGCGGGGTGGACCTGGTGATCACCGTGGGCGGTACCGGCGTGCTGCCGCGCGATGTCACCCCCGATGCCACGGCGGGCGTGCTCGACCGTCCGATCCCCGGCATCGGCGAGGCCCTGCGTTCGTCCGGGCTCGCCGCCGGAGCCGTGGACGCGGGCATCTCGCGCGGGCTCGTCGGCGTCTCGGGCAGCACGCTCGTGGTGAACCTGGCCGGCTCGCGGATGGCGATCCGCGACGGGATGGCGACCCTGTCCTCGCTGGTCCCGCACGTCATCGACGAGCTTTCCCAGCTCGACAACGTTTAG
- a CDS encoding GNAT family N-acetyltransferase: MSQSEQGAVFTVETRHPGWPAKLGPLRVPAGVVALRPIRLRDAGDWSRIRLRDRGHLEQWEPTAPGPWTERNAYWAWPPQWAGLRSLARRGQCLPFVITVDGAFAGQITIGNVIRASLRSAWVGYWVASTTVRGGVASAAVALVVDHAFSAAGLHRIEATVRPENEASARVLERSGFRQEGLFRRYLEVAGDWRDHLCFAITAEETGSGLVAAMVHAGRAGYA; encoded by the coding sequence ATGTCGCAGTCCGAGCAAGGCGCCGTCTTCACCGTCGAGACCCGGCATCCGGGGTGGCCGGCGAAGCTCGGCCCGCTGCGCGTACCCGCCGGGGTCGTCGCGCTGCGTCCCATCCGGCTGCGCGACGCGGGCGACTGGAGCCGGATCCGGCTGCGCGATCGCGGTCACCTGGAGCAGTGGGAGCCGACCGCGCCGGGGCCGTGGACCGAGCGGAACGCGTACTGGGCGTGGCCGCCCCAGTGGGCCGGTCTGCGCTCGCTGGCCAGGCGCGGTCAGTGCCTGCCGTTCGTGATCACCGTGGACGGCGCGTTCGCCGGCCAGATCACGATCGGCAACGTGATCAGGGCGTCCTTGCGGTCCGCGTGGGTCGGGTACTGGGTCGCGTCGACGACGGTGCGCGGCGGCGTGGCCAGCGCCGCCGTAGCTCTAGTGGTGGATCACGCCTTCAGCGCGGCAGGCCTGCACCGCATCGAAGCGACCGTGCGGCCGGAGAACGAAGCGAGCGCTCGCGTGCTCGAGCGATCAGGGTTCCGCCAGGAGGGACTTTTCCGCAGGTATCTCGAGGTCGCGGGCGATTGGCGGGATCACCTCTGCTTCGCGATCACGGCCGAGGAAACCGGCAGCGGGCTCGTCGCGGCGATGGTCCACGCGGGCCGCGCAGGTTACGCCTGA
- a CDS encoding glycosyltransferase family 2 protein: MPCLDEARALPGVLAAILPGYEVIVVDNGSTDGSASVAARFGAKVVHEPRRGYGAAVHTGLEHAATEIVCFIDADGSLDPAQLPMLVEAVENGADLAVGRRVPTSRGVWPWHARLGNLVLSILLRRKGLPVHDIAPSRAARREDLLALGIVDRAFGYPLELLIKAAKAGWRVSEFDVTYGERAKGTKSKVSGSVRGTARAIRDFGKALNR; this comes from the coding sequence ATGCCGTGCCTCGACGAAGCGCGCGCCCTGCCCGGCGTGCTCGCCGCGATCCTGCCCGGGTACGAGGTGATCGTGGTGGACAACGGTTCCACCGACGGCTCGGCTTCGGTCGCCGCGCGGTTCGGCGCCAAGGTCGTGCACGAGCCGCGCCGCGGATACGGCGCCGCCGTGCACACGGGCCTCGAACACGCCGCCACCGAGATCGTGTGCTTCATCGACGCCGACGGCTCGCTCGATCCCGCGCAGCTTCCGATGCTGGTCGAGGCCGTCGAGAACGGTGCCGACCTCGCCGTCGGCAGACGGGTGCCGACCTCACGCGGCGTGTGGCCGTGGCACGCACGGCTGGGGAATCTGGTGCTTTCGATCCTGTTGCGGCGCAAGGGACTTCCGGTGCACGACATCGCGCCGTCGAGGGCGGCGCGCCGGGAAGACCTGCTAGCGCTCGGGATCGTGGACCGCGCCTTCGGTTATCCGCTGGAGCTACTGATCAAGGCGGCGAAAGCGGGCTGGCGAGTCAGCGAGTTCGACGTGACGTACGGCGAGCGCGCGAAGGGCACCAAGTCGAAAGTGTCCGGGTCGGTCCGCGGCACCGCTCGCGCCATTCGCGACTTCGGGAAGGCGTTGAACCGATGA
- a CDS encoding NAD-dependent epimerase/dehydratase family protein codes for MRVLVTGGAGFIGSHIADLLTGSGDEVVVLDALLPTAHGGGLPPGYVGAGQVVVGDVADGALLRELFDGRGFDAVCHQAAVVGHGLDPSDAPSYALNNDYGTAVLLAEMYRAGVPKLVLASSMVVYGEGRYSCSEHGVVPPAPRRPSDVDAGRFDPRCRACGSELTSLLVPEDAPLEPRSTYAATKLAQEHLAAAWARQTGGTVWAMRYHNVYGPRMPQNTPYAGVASLFRSALLRGEAPTVLEDGKQRRDFVHVRDVAAANVLALKAPGEAGDLTPVNVCSGIPHTVGELAEELARACDGPRPVIAGGARPADVRHVVADPARAERLLGFRARTGFEEGISAFATDELRAPV; via the coding sequence GTGCGAGTTCTCGTAACGGGAGGGGCCGGGTTCATCGGCTCCCACATAGCCGATCTCCTGACCGGATCGGGCGACGAAGTGGTGGTGCTGGACGCGCTGCTGCCAACCGCCCACGGCGGCGGCCTCCCGCCCGGCTACGTCGGAGCGGGCCAGGTGGTCGTCGGCGACGTCGCCGACGGGGCGCTGCTCCGCGAGCTGTTCGACGGCCGCGGATTCGACGCCGTCTGCCATCAGGCCGCCGTGGTCGGGCACGGGCTCGACCCGTCCGACGCGCCTTCCTACGCGCTGAACAACGACTACGGCACCGCCGTGCTGCTCGCCGAGATGTACCGGGCAGGGGTACCGAAACTCGTGCTCGCTTCCTCGATGGTCGTCTACGGAGAGGGGCGCTATTCGTGTTCTGAGCACGGGGTCGTGCCACCGGCTCCCCGACGTCCGTCCGATGTGGACGCCGGGAGGTTCGATCCCCGCTGCCGCGCCTGCGGCAGCGAGCTGACCTCGCTCCTGGTCCCGGAAGACGCGCCGCTCGAACCCCGCAGCACCTACGCCGCGACGAAGCTCGCGCAAGAGCACCTCGCGGCCGCGTGGGCCCGTCAGACCGGCGGCACGGTGTGGGCGATGCGCTACCACAACGTCTACGGCCCGCGCATGCCGCAGAACACGCCGTACGCCGGGGTCGCGTCCCTGTTCCGGTCGGCGCTGCTGCGCGGGGAAGCGCCGACCGTGCTCGAGGACGGCAAGCAGCGGCGCGATTTCGTGCACGTTCGCGATGTCGCCGCGGCGAACGTGCTCGCGCTGAAGGCCCCGGGTGAAGCGGGCGATCTGACGCCGGTGAACGTCTGCTCGGGGATCCCGCACACGGTCGGCGAACTCGCCGAAGAGCTCGCGCGCGCCTGCGACGGGCCGCGCCCGGTGATCGCGGGCGGGGCGCGTCCGGCCGATGTCCGGCACGTGGTCGCCGACCCGGCACGGGCGGAGCGGTTACTCGGCTTCCGCGCGCGCACCGGGTTCGAGGAAGGCATCTCCGCGTTCGCCACGGACGAGCTCCGCGCGCCGGTCTGA
- a CDS encoding sensor histidine kinase, whose protein sequence is MIEPGESFSDMLAHAWHILPLALLFALPVAALGGLVLFLLRRGSLASTMTVLVLVPVAATFVGVLGVSGFMFNPALATMLLVCLLVAVVTVPAAVVLGRLIARRSVWEREARERERAAEASRRELVAWISHDLRSPLAGIRAMAEALADGIVAEPADVADYAQRISGETTRLSEMVGDLFELSRITAGALQLTLSAVPLRDIVSDALAAQSPVAERKRVKVLADAETWPVVAGSDPELARIVRNLVSNAIRHTPPDGTVAVQIGVDGGDAVLAVDDGCGGIPDDEIGRVFDVAFRGTQARTPDPASGGGLGLAIAKGLVEAHSGRIGVRNHGPGCRFEVRLPLAAP, encoded by the coding sequence ATGATCGAACCCGGTGAGTCCTTTTCGGACATGCTGGCGCACGCGTGGCACATCCTGCCGCTCGCGCTGCTGTTCGCGCTGCCCGTCGCGGCGCTCGGCGGGCTCGTGCTGTTCCTGCTCCGACGCGGTTCGCTGGCCAGCACGATGACCGTGCTGGTGCTCGTGCCGGTGGCGGCCACCTTCGTCGGCGTGCTCGGGGTGAGCGGGTTCATGTTCAACCCGGCGCTCGCCACGATGCTGCTGGTGTGTCTGCTCGTCGCCGTGGTGACCGTGCCCGCCGCCGTCGTGCTGGGCAGGCTGATCGCGCGCCGGAGCGTCTGGGAGCGCGAGGCCCGCGAACGCGAGCGCGCGGCGGAGGCGTCGCGGCGCGAGCTCGTGGCATGGATCAGCCACGACCTCCGCAGCCCGCTCGCCGGGATCAGGGCCATGGCGGAGGCACTGGCGGACGGCATCGTCGCCGAGCCCGCGGACGTCGCCGACTACGCGCAGCGGATCAGCGGCGAGACCACGCGACTGTCCGAAATGGTCGGTGACCTCTTCGAACTGTCCCGCATCACCGCGGGGGCGCTGCAGCTCACCCTTTCGGCCGTGCCGCTGCGCGACATCGTCAGCGACGCGCTCGCCGCCCAGAGCCCGGTCGCCGAACGCAAACGGGTGAAAGTGCTCGCGGACGCGGAAACCTGGCCGGTGGTCGCGGGCAGCGATCCGGAACTCGCGCGGATCGTGCGCAACCTGGTGTCCAACGCGATCCGGCACACCCCGCCCGACGGCACGGTCGCCGTGCAGATCGGCGTCGACGGCGGTGACGCGGTGCTCGCCGTCGACGACGGCTGCGGCGGTATCCCCGACGACGAGATCGGCAGGGTCTTCGACGTGGCCTTCCGCGGCACCCAGGCCCGCACGCCGGATCCCGCCTCGGGCGGCGGCCTCGGCCTGGCGATCGCGAAGGGGCTGGTGGAGGCCCACTCGGGCCGGATCGGGGTGCGCAACCACGGGCCGGGCTGCCGGTTCGAGGTTCGGCTCCCGCTCGCCGCACCCTGA
- a CDS encoding VOC family protein, producing MLTNARFEARIPTQDLERARRWYAEKLGLEPVEERDGGLRYEGAAGVFCLFASAGASDGSFTQMGFYVDDVETTVAELRARGVVFEQYEGAVDGIMDIEGNYPSKGRGERAAWFRDSEGNMLGVAEVVP from the coding sequence ATGCTGACCAACGCGAGGTTCGAAGCGCGCATCCCTACGCAGGACCTGGAGCGGGCACGCCGCTGGTACGCCGAGAAGCTGGGCCTCGAACCCGTCGAGGAGCGCGACGGCGGGCTCCGCTACGAGGGAGCGGCGGGCGTGTTCTGCCTGTTCGCCTCCGCGGGCGCGTCGGACGGTTCCTTCACCCAGATGGGGTTCTACGTCGATGACGTGGAAACGACCGTGGCCGAACTGCGCGCTCGCGGTGTCGTGTTCGAGCAGTACGAGGGCGCCGTCGACGGGATCATGGACATCGAGGGCAACTACCCGAGCAAGGGGCGTGGCGAGCGGGCCGCGTGGTTCCGCGACAGCGAAGGCAACATGCTCGGCGTCGCCGAGGTCGTGCCCTAA
- the mscL gene encoding large-conductance mechanosensitive channel protein MscL, with protein sequence MLKGFKDFLMRGNVVDLAVAVVIGTAFTAIVTAFTNGLIKPLINAIGGSDAAEGLGFYIFNTNKGSFLDFGGVINAAINFVIVAAVVYFLIVLPMKKLQDRRKRGQEAGPSEPTDVELLKEIRDLLRQQQNSETVEKKQS encoded by the coding sequence ATGTTGAAGGGCTTCAAGGACTTCCTCATGCGAGGAAATGTCGTCGACCTCGCGGTGGCGGTGGTCATCGGCACCGCCTTCACGGCGATCGTGACCGCCTTCACGAACGGTCTGATCAAGCCTCTCATCAACGCCATCGGCGGTTCCGACGCCGCGGAGGGCCTCGGCTTCTACATCTTCAACACGAACAAGGGCTCGTTCCTCGACTTCGGCGGCGTGATCAACGCGGCGATCAACTTCGTGATCGTCGCCGCGGTGGTCTACTTCCTCATCGTGCTGCCGATGAAGAAGCTCCAAGACCGCCGCAAGCGCGGCCAGGAAGCAGGCCCGTCGGAGCCGACCGATGTCGAGCTGCTCAAGGAAATCCGCGACCTGCTGCGCCAGCAGCAGAACAGCGAGACCGTCGAAAAGAAGCAGAGCTAG
- a CDS encoding 5-formyltetrahydrofolate cyclo-ligase, which produces MHGGGNEFLGKAEWRARLLAARAGVSTRQRVDEARALVAAVGDLPLSATVCCYVPFGSEPGAMGLLDAVRTAGSKVLLPVVPPEPGPLDWAEYTGTASLAAGRLRGVLEPTGARLGADALGDAGLVLVPALAVDRSGIRLGRGAGYYDRSLPRAADGAELVALVRDDELVDRLPGEAHDMKMTAALTPGGGLTRLG; this is translated from the coding sequence GTGCACGGTGGTGGCAATGAGTTCCTCGGCAAGGCGGAGTGGCGCGCCCGGTTGCTCGCCGCGCGCGCGGGCGTCTCGACGCGGCAGCGGGTCGACGAAGCGCGCGCGCTGGTGGCGGCGGTGGGTGACCTGCCGTTGTCCGCGACGGTCTGCTGCTATGTCCCGTTCGGTTCGGAGCCCGGCGCGATGGGCCTGCTCGACGCCGTACGGACGGCGGGAAGCAAGGTGCTCCTCCCCGTGGTGCCGCCCGAACCGGGCCCGCTGGACTGGGCCGAATACACCGGCACGGCCTCGCTGGCCGCGGGAAGGCTGCGCGGGGTGCTGGAGCCGACCGGCGCCCGGCTCGGCGCGGACGCGCTCGGCGACGCCGGGCTGGTGCTGGTACCCGCGCTCGCCGTCGACCGGTCCGGGATCCGGCTCGGCCGTGGCGCCGGGTACTACGACCGCTCGCTCCCGCGCGCGGCCGACGGCGCGGAGCTCGTCGCCCTTGTACGGGACGACGAACTCGTCGACCGCCTGCCGGGTGAGGCGCACGACATGAAGATGACCGCGGCGCTCACCCCCGGCGGCGGGTTAACCCGGCTCGGTTAG